Genomic window (Lynx canadensis isolate LIC74 chromosome D3, mLynCan4.pri.v2, whole genome shotgun sequence):
ACCTCACCCCGGGCCTGTGTCACCCTGAGCAGGTGTGAACGTGGAGGGAGAATGAGTGTGGCCTGAAGAGGTAGTGTTGACTCAGATTTGGATGACCACACACTTCTGCGACCTTTGCCAGCTCATCTGATGTGCTGCAGCTAACAAGATACTGCAAGGAAAAGCCAAGGGCTCTAGATGGGAGACCAGGGGATGCCTGGCACTCTTCCTTCCACTTTATCTTATAAGAGCCTGTtcatagggctcctgggtggctcggtcagttaagcgtccagctcttgggtttcagctcaggtcatgatctcacagttttgtgggtccaagccccacattgggctccatgctggcagtgtagagcctgcttgggattctctctctcactctctctctgcccctcccccactcacattgtctctgtctctctcaaaataaataaataaacttaaaaaaaaaaaagagcctgttCATCATAGCAGGGCAGAATTAGTCACAGGGCCGGACAGCCTACGATTCCCTTGGAAAGTCTGGACTTTAAGGTGGGGAGTCGCCTCTGTGTCTCCGCTTCTCAGAGACGCTCTGACCTTGCGTCCTGCCTCCCTGCCAAGGCCAGACCTATGCCGGGCAGCATGGGGTGCCTACCTTTTAGCAGATCCACAAACTGGAAGTCAAAGGGGATGTTGTTCTTCCTAGCGAAGATGTAGACAGCGCGGCAGGATGCTGACAGCAGGTCCAGATAGAGCTCCAGACCCATGCTGAGACACGTGTCGGGCACCCCCACCAGCCACAGCCAGCAGGCTCTGAACCTGAGCCTATATGCGGCCTGAGCCCCTGGGCCTGGCTCTGTGCCCGTCGGCCCTCTCCAACCTAGGCCTAGGACCCCACATTCTGGAACTTCTTGTTTCACTTGGTGTTGTCATGAGGCCAGGAAGCCCGGAATTCTCACAGCAGCAAGAATTCTTGGGAGACTCAGGAGTAGACAAGGGAGAGGACCCTGGCTCAGGGGCAGGAAGTGGGGGCCACCTGCaaccctgcccttccccctccctcttggCACATGTGTGTGCCCGTGGCCCATGTCGAGAAGGACTTACACGCGGGAATTGTGAGGGCCAGAACTTTATTGTAGAATGTAACCCAAGGGCCTCTGCTGGGTCCAGAACGAGGATGGGGCAATAGGAAGTAACCATGGAAGGTTTCAGAAGCAAGGATTGGGGGTATGCATAGGTCAGTCTAGCCTGAACTATGGTTAGAAAAGtgttgagagaaagacaaacaggaTCCTAGGGAGCAGTCAGGGCACCGGGGACAACGCCACAGGAGTATCTAGGGTCAGCCAGTGAAGCTGTGCCACGGAGAGAATCCCAGAAACTTCCGGTCTGGCTTGGGACTGGCAGTGGCCAGTGGAGTTCAGCAGCTGGCAACTCAGGAAGGTAACTAGAAGCCCACGAGAGGCCTGAGTGCTGCTGCCTCTAGGCTGCATCATCTCGGGAGATCTCTTGTCCCTCCAGATTCTGCTCAGAAGCGGGGAGACCCCACTTGGTAAGGCAGAGGAAGCTGGAGACAAGTAGACGTCACACAGCATGTTTATTGTGGGTGGAAGAGTGCAGGGGAATGGGCTGGGCCACATCCCTCTCAACTGAGCCGCTCCTGCAGCCGATGCACCAGCTCCTGTGCCAGCCGGGGGTCCTGCTGGGCGTCTCTGGGGTCCCGCGGCTGTAGCACAAGCTTGTGCGCATTTTGGACAAGCTCAGGGCCCAGGGCAGCCTCTACTCGGGCTCGCCAGGCTGCCAGCCGGGGCCAGTCTCGGAAGAGGTCGCAGCCaacagcagtgggctggggagacAGGGTAGCCAGAGCAGGGGACTCAGACCAGTGCCCAGAGTGCCCCCAGAGGGCAAACAGGCAGGAGAAGCTTACCTGCATCAGCTCCGTGAATGCCATCAGATCTGCTAGGGAGACCTGCTCTGTAGCCAGGAAGGGTTTGGCCGCCAGGACCTCCTGATCCAGgtgctgcagggctggtttcaGCTTCCCCAACAGCCGGTCTAGGCGCACGGTGTCCACAGGCTGCCCCGAGAAGTGGGGCAGGAGGGACTGGGCCAGGGGGAATGGAGGCAGCTTATCCTGGGTTCCTCCAAACATCCTCAaccacctctccacccctccctggccACCGTCCATTAGTGATACCCCCTGGGGCACTGTATTCAGAAGGATTCTGAGGATTCATTTAGACTCGGGGAAAGAATGCCGTGATCAACTACAGATGTCTACCCGGGACAGTGGATAGAGGGCTGTATATGTGCCCGTGGGTCCTTTCCAGCACTGGGCGTTCTGACTGCTGCCCAAGCCTGCATAATAGGGCGGGAGGCTCACCTTACACAGGTAGACATTGGCGGCAGGCAGCTGGATGGCCGTGTGCTGCCACGCCAGGTACTCGTCGACTCGGGCGCGGGCCTGCAGGTCAGGTGGATACCAGTATGGCGCCGTCTGGTACTTGCGGCTCAAGTATAAAAGGATGGCCACACTGCAAACAGGGGGTGTCAGAGAGTCCCCCACCCCTCAGGGCTAGGCAGCTTCATCTCTCACAAACAGGGTGATTTGACTGGATTTCTGTCCAACGCCACCTCCGGGGGAGGCCAACCCCACTCCCACATCCCCACCACGGGCCATCTTTTCTCCACCAAACTGCTCCATTCCTCACGCGCTCCCCGTGGACCCATatttccacctcccctcccccagctacTAACCCAGCCAGCCCTCTGCCTCCAGACCCACCTCTCTGGCATCTGGGTCCTActgagcaggagggaggcagacctgccATGGACATCCTGCCCAAGGGATCTCCAAGTTCCCTCCCAGGCCAGTGCTCCCTAGCAGCCAGGGTCCGGGAGAGGGGATCGAGGAGAACCCCTTTCTTGAtcctccctgggctcctggcACACAATTTccaaatcaaataataaaaatgtaatggcaactagaaaacattttatagaaaaaggtGGTGCCCAGTTTCCATTCTCAGGCAGGTCCTGGGAGGGGTTACGTTACTACtccattttacaggggagaaaCATGGGACACGAAGTTCTGTGGCCCCTCCGTGGCCGAGATCGAGGATATGGGGAACTGGGattcagagcccaatgcaaatCTGGGGCTGCCTAGCTCCTGGCTCCTGTGACTTGAAAGCCAGGTTCGGGACTCCTGGGGAGGGCTAACCTCAAGCTTGGATCTTCCCCAGCAGAGTCCAGGTTGTCCAGGCCTAACAGAGTGACCTTTGCCCAGCCCTCCATGCTGAAGCTACCAACCAGCTTTAGCCCCAAAGCAGCTCCTAGTCCAGCCCCTTGCCCCCAAGCTGGGTGAGctaaaaggaggaagaggggaccGCAGCAGCCTGGAAAGATCTCCAAGTGTGGGACCATCAGCTTTCTGccgtcctctctccacctcccccaacCTCGAAGCCTCCACAGGCGCCAGGACCCCATTACCTCTCCGCCAACAGGAAGTCTCCATCCCTCAGGGCAGGCACCTTCCCCAGGGGGTTCACCTTCAAGAATTCAGGCTTCAGGTGCTCCCCTGGGGGATGCAGAGGATGGGTGGCTCAGCAAGATCTGGCTCCTGGGTGCCACCCCCCATGTGGCCCAGCCTAACCAAGACTCACCTCGTCCCAGCTCCACAGACCGAAACTCAAAGGGAATGCCATTCTTCTTGGCGAAAATGTAAATGGCACGGCAGGGGGGCGAGTACAGGTCCAGAAACAGCTCCAGCGGCATGCCTGACCCGCCCagtgtcctcccctgctcaacaCTCTAGCCTGCTTCCGGGGAGGTTTGCTTGGGCCCTTCAAAATGGGACCCAAAGAcgtctgttcccctcccccaagcctaCTTCCTCTGAGCTACTAGCTCGGAGCCCTGGCAAGCCTCCCCACCTCCTGGGCTGTCGGTTGAGTGGAAGCAGGGTGGGCTGTTGAATATTTGTCGCTGGTTTTTCAAAGCAGGGTCCCCAGCCTGGCCCTCCTCCTGCTTCACTGGGTGTTACAAGCCCCTGGACACCCCCAGgtcctgcctcttccctctggcTGGGCCACTCCCTGATCTTTGCTTCCTGGCAGCCGGGGAGGCTTTCACAACCTTTCTGTCGAAGTAGGAGTCTCCCTGGCAGAGGCACACTATTGGTCTTTAAGGccttttatgtttttcctcccACTGCACCTGTGCctcacacacagactcacacaaacacacacagagtcccacacacagagtctctctctcctctctctctctctgtcacacacacacacacacacacacacacacacgctcatgcTCATACTCACatgcccccagcccaggcctctcCTCTCTCCGGTCTGAGTAACTGTCCTGAAATCCTGACGTTGTAAAGGCATCTCTCTCTTGACTGTCCTCCTctggtgccccccaccccctggggctCAGACCAGCCCCCTGGAGTCTTCCCTCTCCTTACCCACACCTGTTCCCTCCGGCCTCACCAGCTTCCTCACCAGCCCTTCTACTTCCATCCCAGGGCCCGCTGTCCTGGTCCACACAGCACCAGAGGGGATTTCTCAAGTCCAAATCTGATCCCATGCTCCCAAGCACCCTCAGCCCTGCAGTgctccctctccccacactctCCAACCTTGTCCATTTGCCTCTCAGCCTTCCTCTTGGACTGTCCCGTGCACTTCTCTTCTGTCAGAACCCAAGTCTTGAGACACTGAGGGTGAGGTTGTGGGGCAGGGCCTCCATGAACCCAGACAACAGCCATGGGTGGGTTGGGAGCTGGGGCCTGGCATCCACACTGGCCCTGGCCGGTGGGGTGACTCGCGGAGCAGGTAGCAAGCCAGAGTAGCCCCCTGGGAACTGAGCCATGGTCTCACAGGAAGCTGCCCCCAGCCCCATTCTGGGACCTGAGGAGGTCAGAGCCACTGACCATGCAAGGGAACTCTAATGCCTTCCCCACTGTTTTCATAGGAACTGAAGTCTGCCAGGCAGGACTTTTAGGGACACATTGCACCCCTTACAAACACATATACTCACAGGACATGTGGCTTGGGCAGAGCTGACCCCACCCTTAGTTTTAAGGATAGTTCATGGCCCAGCCCAGCCAGTGAAGACCCTGTATCCCTTGACCACTCTGATTGGATCAGGCAGGGTCCTAGGGCTGTGATAGGAGTTCCTGGGAAGGAAGGACTGGGAACAGGCCCAAGGCTGACCCCTGCTGACGTGCATTGTCATTCCCAAGGAGAGGCCGGGAAAGCGACTGTCTGCA
Coding sequences:
- the LOC115528442 gene encoding glutathione S-transferase theta-1-like produces the protein MPLELFLDLYSPPCRAIYIFAKKNGIPFEFRSVELGRGEHLKPEFLKVNPLGKVPALRDGDFLLAESVAILLYLSRKYQTAPYWYPPDLQARARVDEYLAWQHTAIQLPAANVYLCKSLLPHFSGQPVDTVRLDRLLGKLKPALQHLDQEVLAAKPFLATEQVSLADLMAFTELMQPTAVGCDLFRDWPRLAAWRARVEAALGPELVQNAHKLVLQPRDPRDAQQDPRLAQELVHRLQERLS